A stretch of DNA from Corallococcus silvisoli:
CCAGCGTGCAGGATGAAACCGCGCGCGAAGCAGGGGGAGGGAAACCCCTGGAAGAACGCGGGGATGGAGTGCCGCCGCCCCGGCACGCGGGGTGCTCCTGGGGGTGGGCGGCCCGGTGGAGGAACCCGGGCAGCCAGGAGTGGAATGCCATGGGAAGCGTCGCCATGTTGAACGCGTGGGCCGCCGTGAGGCGGCCCTGGGAGCACCGCGCAGGCACCCTCGAGGAGGGCTCGCTCAAGGCGGTGCGGATGCTGGGGGCCCGCGGCCTGGGGGACGCCCGACGCCGCGCCGGACGCGCGCTGGAGAAGGCGTGGCGCTGCACCTGCTGCCGCGGCCTGCTGGCCCATGTCTTCGAGCGCGTGGGCTCCACGCTGTTCCTGGACGACGACCCGGAGGTGCTGGCGCAGGCGTTCGACGACAGCGAGCGTGACGGCTTCAGCGCGCGAGTGCTCGCCGCCTGCATCGTGATGGTGGGGCGCGAGCGCGTCGCCGTCGCCACCTGAAGTGGGGGAGTGCTTCAAGACGACATTCGCGGCCACGAGGGCCGGGAGGCATGGACATGCGGTGGATGGATTTCCTGTCGTTGGAGGCGATCCGCCCGGCCTTACGGGCGCACGACCGCGACTCGCTGTTGGACGAGCTGGCGGGGCTGATGGCCCCGGAGTCGGGCGTGGCGCCGGAGGTGATTGCCTCCCAGCTCCGGGCGCGGGAGGCGCTGGGCGCCACGGTGATGGCGGGGGGCGTGGCCATCCCTCACTGCCGCGTGGAGGGGGCACGGGGCATCGTCACCTGCCTGGGAATGAGCCGCCGCGGCCTGGTCTTTGGCGCTCCCGAGGACGGGCGGGTGCGCATCTTCGTCGGCCTGGTGGCGCCGACCGACACCGCGGGCCTGCACCTCAACGTGCTCTCGCGCATCGCGACGCTGCTGCGCGCCCCGTCCCTGCGGGACGCGCTGCTCGCCACGACCACCGCCCGCGAGGCCTACGCCCTGCTGTCCTGGGCGGAGTCCCTCCACCCCCAGCCAGTGGAGTCACCGCTCCCGGACAGCCTCCACGGGTGAGGTCCGCCGGGTCACTCGCGCCCGGGCTCCTCCCGGAGCGCTGGGATGATCGCCCCACGGGGCGCCCGCGTGTCTCCTGGCTGACGTGAGGCGTCCTCTTTCGCCTGTCCCACCTGACAGGACGAAGTGTCGCGCCTGACCCTGAGGGGTCGGGCGGACCCGTTTCGAGGATATTTCAAGGGACGCGGGCTTGAGTCGGGGGGAGAGGTGTTGTCTATCCTACGCGTCCAGGCGGAGCCTCGGCCGTCGGGGGGTCCGTCCGGGCCGCGGAAGGATGAGCGACAATGAGCTGGCGCTGCAGGCCCCGCGCGGATGCACGTCCGCGCTTCATCGGGATGTGTGACGTGGGCCCGCGAGGGGGTGTGTGATGGCGTTGAGGCTCAAGCAGAAGATGATGGTGCTGCCCGTGGTGGCCGCGGGGTTCCTGGTGGCCATCGTGGCGGTGACGGTGGTGCTGGGGTCGCGCACGCGGCAGGCCGCGGAGCGCATTGGAACCAGCCTGGCCCCGTCGGTGAGTCTGGCGCAGACGGCGCGGGCGGGCTTCGCCGCGTTGCACCAGGACGTGGGCGACGCGGTGGCGTTGCACGCGGTGCAGCAGCAGACGCTGGACGCGGAGGTGGCGGAGTTCACGAAGGGGCTCACGGCGCTGGTCGCCCTGCCGGACGTGGACGCGGGCCGGGTGGAGGCGGTGCGCAAGGACTTCACGCGCTACTGGCAGGAGGCGTCCGCGGTGGTGGCGCTGGCGGCCCGGAGCGACGCGACCGCGGAGGCCGCGCTCGCGAAGCTGGAGCCCGCGTACAAGGCGGTGCATGGCGGGCTGGAGGCGGTGACGGCGCAGCAGGAGGCGTCGCAGCAGGAGGCCTTCACGGAGGTGTCGTCGCTGCACGGCACGACGCTGACGTGGGTGTTGGTGCTGGCGGTGGGCTGCATC
This window harbors:
- a CDS encoding PTS sugar transporter subunit IIA, whose amino-acid sequence is MRWMDFLSLEAIRPALRAHDRDSLLDELAGLMAPESGVAPEVIASQLRAREALGATVMAGGVAIPHCRVEGARGIVTCLGMSRRGLVFGAPEDGRVRIFVGLVAPTDTAGLHLNVLSRIATLLRAPSLRDALLATTTAREAYALLSWAESLHPQPVESPLPDSLHG